Proteins encoded in a region of the Halovulum dunhuangense genome:
- a CDS encoding TraR/DksA family transcriptional regulator: protein GRLSRMDALQQQAMAAAQDARRMGRARAIEAAIRRIEAGEFGWCDGCGDFIGTPRLDLNPTVMRCRDCAS, encoded by the coding sequence GGGCCGCCTGAGCCGCATGGACGCGCTGCAGCAGCAGGCCATGGCCGCCGCGCAGGACGCCCGCCGCATGGGCCGCGCCCGCGCGATCGAGGCCGCGATCCGCCGGATCGAAGCGGGCGAGTTCGGATGGTGCGACGGCTGCGGCGACTTCATCGGAACCCCCCGCCTCGATCTCAACCCGACCGTGATGCGCTGCCGCGACTGCGCCAGCTGA
- a CDS encoding BCCT family transporter has translation MSDPTTSSPVSAQDAVEGAEDIVPDIEPIPEPEGATEIIETDYEIGQDNLEKSWTLSFDIHQVVFTWSALAITAFIILTLALQAEIEPAFTGLRDWLTGTLDWFFLLAGNIFLVLCLALIVSPLGRIRLGGPDAVPDYGYVGWFSMLFAAGMGIGLMFFGVSEPLSHYSTAFGGITMGEDGVRADWAPLGGAEGDAEAARRLGLAATIFHWGLHPWAIYAVVALALSLFSYNKGLPLTLRSAFYPIFGERVWGWPGHVIDILAVFATIFGLATSLGIGAQQASAGLDYLFGLGTSNTMLIALIIFITAIAIASIVRGLDGGVKVLSEVNMALAAALLLFIILAGPTLEILTGFFASLGAYGQYLPALSMPFGREDTNFVQGWTAFYWAWWISWSPFVGMFIARVSRGRTVREFLFAVLIVPTLLSVLWMTALGGTAITQVVELGVTAVQDAALELKLFEMLAQLPLTGITSLVGIVLVLVFFITSSDSGSLVIDTIAAGGKINAPVVQRVFWAIVEGLVAVALLLGGGLVALQAMAVSTGLPFTLVLLAACYAIVRGLMNEPR, from the coding sequence ATGAGCGATCCCACCACCAGTTCCCCGGTCTCCGCACAGGATGCGGTCGAGGGAGCCGAGGACATCGTCCCCGATATCGAGCCCATTCCCGAGCCGGAGGGGGCGACCGAGATCATCGAGACCGATTACGAGATCGGCCAGGACAACCTGGAAAAGAGCTGGACCCTCAGCTTCGACATCCACCAGGTGGTGTTCACCTGGTCTGCGCTGGCGATCACGGCCTTCATCATCCTGACGCTCGCCCTCCAGGCCGAGATCGAGCCCGCCTTCACCGGCCTGCGCGACTGGCTGACCGGCACGCTGGACTGGTTCTTCCTGCTGGCCGGCAACATCTTCCTGGTGCTGTGCCTTGCCCTGATCGTCTCGCCGCTGGGCAGGATCCGGCTGGGCGGGCCCGACGCGGTTCCCGATTACGGCTATGTCGGCTGGTTCTCGATGCTGTTCGCCGCCGGCATGGGCATCGGGCTGATGTTCTTCGGCGTGTCCGAGCCGCTGAGCCACTACTCCACCGCCTTTGGCGGCATCACCATGGGCGAGGACGGCGTGCGCGCCGACTGGGCGCCGCTGGGCGGGGCCGAGGGCGACGCGGAAGCCGCGCGCCGGCTGGGGCTGGCCGCCACCATCTTCCACTGGGGCCTGCATCCCTGGGCGATCTATGCGGTGGTGGCCCTCGCGCTGTCGCTCTTCAGCTACAACAAGGGCCTGCCGCTGACGCTGCGCTCTGCCTTCTACCCGATCTTCGGGGAACGGGTCTGGGGCTGGCCGGGCCATGTCATCGACATCCTCGCGGTGTTCGCCACCATCTTCGGGCTCGCCACCTCGCTCGGGATCGGGGCGCAGCAGGCCTCGGCCGGGCTCGACTACCTGTTCGGCCTGGGCACCAGCAACACCATGCTGATCGCGCTGATCATCTTCATCACCGCCATTGCCATCGCCTCGATCGTGCGCGGGCTCGACGGCGGGGTGAAGGTGCTCTCCGAGGTGAACATGGCGCTTGCAGCGGCACTCCTGCTGTTCATCATCCTGGCCGGCCCCACGCTCGAGATCCTGACCGGCTTCTTTGCCAGCCTCGGGGCCTATGGGCAGTACCTGCCGGCGCTGTCGATGCCCTTCGGCCGCGAGGACACGAATTTCGTGCAGGGCTGGACGGCCTTCTACTGGGCCTGGTGGATCAGCTGGTCGCCCTTCGTCGGCATGTTCATCGCGCGCGTCAGCCGTGGCCGGACGGTGCGCGAGTTCCTGTTCGCCGTGCTGATCGTGCCGACGCTTCTGTCGGTGCTTTGGATGACCGCGCTGGGCGGGACCGCCATCACGCAGGTGGTCGAGCTTGGCGTCACCGCCGTGCAGGACGCGGCGCTGGAGCTGAAGCTGTTCGAGATGCTGGCCCAGCTGCCCCTGACGGGCATCACCTCGCTGGTGGGGATCGTGCTGGTGCTGGTGTTCTTCATCACCTCGTCGGACAGCGGCAGCCTGGTGATCGACACCATCGCCGCGGGCGGCAAGATCAACGCCCCCGTCGTGCAGCGCGTGTTCTGGGCCATCGTCGAGGGGCTGGTCGCGGTCGCGCTTCTGCTGGGCGGCGGGCTGGTCGCGTTGCAGGCGATGGCGGTCTCGACCGGGCTGCCCTTCACGCTGGTGCTGCTGGCCGCCTGCTACGCCATCGTGCGCGGCCTGATGAACGAGCCGCGCTAA